One Tolypothrix bouteillei VB521301 DNA window includes the following coding sequences:
- a CDS encoding UBP-type zinc finger domain-containing protein, producing MVIQCTHLNQIRRVTPSTRGCRECLMLGDPWVHLRVCLTCGHVGCCDESKNKHATRHFLATHHPIIQSFEPGEDWMWCYVDEVFMD from the coding sequence ACATCTCAATCAAATTCGGAGAGTGACACCCAGCACAAGAGGGTGTAGAGAGTGTCTGATGCTGGGAGACCCTTGGGTACACCTGCGTGTGTGCTTAACCTGTGGTCATGTTGGTTGCTGCGATGAATCTAAGAACAAACATGCCACACGGCATTTTCTTGCGACGCATCATCCCATCATTCAGTCGTTTGAACCAGGGGAGGATTGGATGTGGTGCTATGTCGATGAGGTGTTCATGGACTAA